Proteins encoded within one genomic window of Scomber japonicus isolate fScoJap1 chromosome 16, fScoJap1.pri, whole genome shotgun sequence:
- the mthfd1b gene encoding C-1-tetrahydrofolate synthase, cytoplasmic, protein MPAQIISGKEVSAQVRQRLKNEVEQMKQQDPNFRPGLVVLQVGDRDDSNLYISMKLKAAAEIGINATHMRLPKTATEEEILHSITEVNENSSIHGLIVQLPLDSVHKIDTEKVTNAVAPEKDVDGLTSINAGKLSRGDLGDCFIPCTPNGCMELIRQTGVSVAGKRAVVIGRSKIVGAPMHDLLLWNHATVTTCHSKTADLPGEVGKADILVVGIGKAEMVKGEWIKKGSVVIDCGINHVPDATKPSGKRVVGDVEYASAKEQAGFITPVPGGVGPMTVAMLMGNTVLSAKRFLESHQPGKWNISYTKLNLQKPVPSDIVISRSCVPKHIGRLAKEVGLLSDEVELFGKTKAKVQLNIMKRLQSQPDGKYVVVTGITPTPLGEGKSTTTIGLVQALGAHMKLNVFACVRQPSQGPTFGIKGGAAGGGYSQVIPMEEFNLHLTGDIHAITAANNLVAAAIDARMFHETTQTDKALYNRLVPLSGGQRKFSPVQINRLKKLGIEKTDPATLTEEEITRFARLDIEPSSVTWQRVLDTNDRFLRKITIGQSPTEKGYTREAQFDITVASEIMAVLALTSSLEDMRQRLAKMVVATSRGGQPITTEDLGVCGALAVLMKDAIKPNLMQTLEGTPVFVHAGPFANIAHGNSSILADKIALKLVGPEGFVVTEAGFGADIGMEKFFNIKCRYSGLRPHVVVLVATVRALKMHGGGPVVTAGMPLPKEYIEENLELLEKGCSNMRKQIENAKHFGVPVVVAVNGFKADTEAELDLVCRVAKAAGAFDAVRCSHWAEGGAGTVALGQAVQRATEAPNNFKFLYDLELPIADKIRIIAQKIYGADDIELLPEAQRKVELYTKQGFGNLPMCMAKTHLSLSHEADKKGVPTGFVLPIRDIRASVGAGFLFPLVGTMPTIPGLPTRPCFYDIDLDPETEQVNGLF, encoded by the exons ATGCCAGCTCAAATCATAAGCGGGAAAGAGGTTTCAGC GCAGGTGAGGCAGCGCTTGAAGAATGAAGTTGAGCAGATGAAGCAGCAGGACCCCAACTTCAGACCTGGTCTGGTGGTCTTACAG GTTGGAGACCGTGATGATTCAAATCTCTACATCAGCATGAAGTTGAAGGCTGCAGCAGaa ATTGGAATAAATGCCACACATATGAGACTTCCCAAGACTgcaacagaggaggag ATTCTTCACAGCATCACAGAGGTGAATGAGAACTCATCTATCCATGGCCTCATCGTCCAGCTGCCCTTAGACTCAGTCCACAAGATCGACACAGAGAAGGTCACCAACGCAGTGGCCCCAGAGAAGGATGTAGATGG ACTCACCAGCATAAATGCAGGGAAGCTGTCTCGTGGAGACCTGGGCGATTGCTTCATCCCCTGCACGCCAAATGGCTGCATGGAACTGATCAGACAGACTG GTGTGTCTGTGGCAGGGAAGAGAGCGGTGGTTATTGGTCGCAGCAAAATTGTGGGAGCACCGATGCACGACCTGCTGCTGTGGAACCACGCCACTGTCACCACCTGTCACTCTAAAACCGCTGATCTACCCGGGGAG gTGGGCAAAGCAGATATTCTAGTTGTTGGCATTGGGAAAGCAGAGATGGTAAAAGGAGAGTGGATCAAGAAGGGATCAGTGGTCATCGACTGTGGCATTAACCATGTTCCAG ATGCGACTAAACCGAGTGGGAAGCGGGTGGTGGGTGATGTTGAATATGCTTCAGCTAAGGAGCAGGCTGGCTTTATCACCCCAGTGCCTGGTGGTGTGGGACCCATGACTGTGGCCATGCTGATGGGG aacaCAGTACTGAGTGCAAAGCGTTTCCTGGAAAGCCATCAACCAGGGAAATGGAACATTTCGTACACCAAACTCAATCTCCAGAAGCCTGTGCCAAG TGACATCGTGATTTCTCGTTCCTGTGTGCCCAAGCACATTGGCCGGCTAGCAAAGGAGGTAGGCCTGCTCTCTGATGAGGTGGAGCTCTTTGGCAAAACCAAGGCCAAGGTCCAACTCAACATCATGAAACGCCTCCAGAGCCAACCGGATGGCAAATATGTGGTGGTCACTGG CATCACACCcactcctctgggggagggaaaGAGCACCACTACCATCGGCCTGGTCCAGGCACTTGGAGCCCACATGAAGCTCAACGTGTTCGCTTGTGTCCGACAGCCTTCACAGGGACCGACCTTCGGCATTAAAG GTGGTGCTGCAGGAGGTGGATATTCTCAAGTCATTCCAATGGAAGAG TTCAACCTCCATCTCACTGGTGACATTCACGCCATCACGGCTGCCAACAACTTGGTGGCTGCTGCCATCGACGCCCGCATGTTCCATGAGACCACACAAACTGACAAG GCTCTGTACAATCGATTGGTTCCTCTtagtggaggacagaggaagttCTCCCCCGTCCAGATCAACAGACTAAAA AAACTGGGAATAGAGAAGACAGATCCTGCTACTTTGACTGAGGAAGAGATCACCCGCTTTGCCCGTCTGGACATTGAGCCAAGCTCTGTCACCTGGCAGAGAG TGTTGGATACCAATGATCGATTCCTGAGGAAGATCACAATTGGCCAGTCGCCTACTGAAAAGGGATATACTAGAGAG GCCCAGTTTGACATCACAGTGGCCAGTGAAATCATGGCAGTGCTCGCCCTGACCAGCAGCCTGGAGGACATGCGTCAGCGTCTCGCCAAGATGGTCGTGGCCACCAGCCGCGGTGGACAGCCCATCACCACTGAGGATCTG GGTGTGTGTGGTGCTCTGGCTGTGCTAATGAAAGATGCCATCAAGCCAAACCTGATGCAGACTCTGGAG GGAACTCCTGTTTTTGTCCATGCGGGCCCCTTCGCCAACATCGCCCATGGCAACTCCTCCATCCTAGCTGATAAAATTGCTTTGAAGCTTGTTGGACCCGAGGGTTTTGTAG TGACAGAGGCTGGCTTTGGCGCTGACATTGGCATGGAGAAGTTCTTCAACATCAAGTGCCGCTACTCAGGCCTGAGACCCCatgtggtggtgttggtggccACTGTCCGAGCCCTGAAGATGCACGGAGGAGGACCAGTT GTGACTGCCGGGATGCCACTGCCTAAGGAATATATCGAGGAG AAcctggagctgctggagaagGGTTGCAGCAACATGAGGAAGCAGATAGAGAATGCAAAACACTTTGGCGTGCCTGTGGTGGTTGCCGTCAATGGTTTCAA GGCTGACACCGAGGCTGAGCTGGATTTGGTCTGCCGCGTGGCCAAAGCTGCCGGGGCCTTTGATGCTGTGCGTTGCTCCCACTGGGCCGAGGGTGGAGCTGGCACAGTGGCCCTGGGTCAGGCTGTCCAGAGGGCCACTGAGGCTCCCAACAACTTCAAGTTCCTCTATGATTTGGAG CTCCCTATTGCTGATAAGATTCGAATCATCGCCCAGAAAATCTACGGAGCTGATGATATTGAGCTTCTCCCGGAGGCCCAACGCAAGGTTGAGCTCTACACCAAACAG GGTTTCGGCAATCTGCCAATGTGCATGGCAAAAACACACCTGTCGCTCTCTCACGAGGCAGACAAGAAGGGAGTCCCCACAGGATTCGTCTTGCCAATCAGAGACATCCGTGCTAGTGTAGGCGCTGGCTTTCTCTTCCCGCTGGTTGGGACG ATGCCCACAATCCCTGGTCTGCCCACCAGGCCATGTTTCTATGACATTGACCTGGATCCTGAGACTGAGCAGGTCAACGGGCTCTTTTAA